A stretch of DNA from candidate division WOR-3 bacterium:
CAAGAAAACTTGTTCTTAAAATAAAAATTTAATGGAATTAACTCCTCTTTTAAAGCAGTATCATAAAATCAAAAAGGAGTACTCTAAAGAACTTCTTTTTTTCAGAATGGGAGATTTTTATGAGCTATTTTATGAGGATGCAAAAATAGCAGCAAAGGAACTTTCAATAACATTAACTTCTAAACCTTTTGGTAAAAATTTAAGAGTTCCACTTGCAGGAGTTCCTGTTAAGGCTGCTGAAAGTTATATAAAGGAATTATTAAAAAAAGGTTACAGTGTTGCTATTTGTGAGCAGGTTGAAGAAGGAAAAGAACTTATGTTAAGAGAAGTTGTTGAAGTTTTAACACCTGGAACTGTTACTTTACCCTCTTTGCTTTCACCAGACCAAAATATTTTTATACTATCTTTCTATCCCTCCGATAAATTATTCGGAGTTGCTTATGCTGATATCACTACAGGTGAGCTTAGAGCAGGTCTGTTGGAAAAGGATGATTTTTATAATTTTATTCACAGTTTAAATCCTAAAGAAGTTCTTGTTCCTCAAGATTTTGAATTAAATGGTTTTATAACAAGTAGTTTTGATAAAAATCTCTATAGCATTGATACTGCAGAAGAAAGAGTAAAAAATTTTTTTGGTGTAAATAGTGTAGAAGGCTTTGGTTTAAAAAAGGACATTAGCTTAATTAGCCTTTCTCATTTGCTTGATTATCTTGTTATTAAAAAAAAATCAGGGCTGGAGCACTTAAGACTTAAGGTTCTTGAAAGAGGAGATTTTTTAATTCTTGATTCCATTACAATAAAAAATCTTGAAATAGTAGATAAAATTCACCCTGAAAGTAAATCCTTATTTGAAGTAATCAATTTTACAAAAACAGGAATGGGAGCAAGACTTTTAAAAAAAAGTCTTCTCTTTCCCTTACAGAATAAAGAAAAAATTGAAAAAAGATACGAAGCTGTTAAAGAACTTGTTGAAAAGCCTTTTTTAAGAAAAACAATTTCTGAAATTTTATCCGATTTCATAGATTTTGAAAGAGTTCTATCACGGATTGTAAAACTTAAAGCACCACCATCAGAAGTTTATAAACTTTCAAACAATTTTTTTGAATTAGCAAAACTTAAAGAAGCTCTTTCAACTTGCACAAGTGAATTATTACTTGAAATATATGATAATTTACACGATTTAAGTGATTTAGCAAATGTTATTCAGAGCTATTTAAAAGATAATCCTTCAAATCCCGGTGAAGGCAATTGTATCAGAGAAGGTATTTCAGAAGAACTGGATGAATTATTAGAGTTAAAAAATAATTCAGCAAAAAAATTAAAAGAAATAGAAGAAAGAGAGAAGGAAAGGACAGGTATTCCTAATCTCAAGGTTAAATACAATCAGGTAATGGGCTTTTTTATAGAAGTAACAAAATCCTATTTAGACCGTGTTCCATCAGATTATATCAGAAAACAAACCTTGACCCAGGCAGAAAGATTTGTTACAGAGGAGTTAAAGAATCTTGAACTAAAAATACTTTCAGCTGAGGAAAGAATAAAAGAAATTGAAAATTATCTTTATGAAGAACTTTTAAAAAAAATTAAGGAGGAAAAGGATAAAATACTTGATATTTCTGAGAATATTGCTTTGCTTGACCTTTTGCTCTGTTTCTCAGAAGTTGCAATAAAATT
This window harbors:
- the mutS gene encoding DNA mismatch repair protein MutS, with translation MELTPLLKQYHKIKKEYSKELLFFRMGDFYELFYEDAKIAAKELSITLTSKPFGKNLRVPLAGVPVKAAESYIKELLKKGYSVAICEQVEEGKELMLREVVEVLTPGTVTLPSLLSPDQNIFILSFYPSDKLFGVAYADITTGELRAGLLEKDDFYNFIHSLNPKEVLVPQDFELNGFITSSFDKNLYSIDTAEERVKNFFGVNSVEGFGLKKDISLISLSHLLDYLVIKKKSGLEHLRLKVLERGDFLILDSITIKNLEIVDKIHPESKSLFEVINFTKTGMGARLLKKSLLFPLQNKEKIEKRYEAVKELVEKPFLRKTISEILSDFIDFERVLSRIVKLKAPPSEVYKLSNNFFELAKLKEALSTCTSELLLEIYDNLHDLSDLANVIQSYLKDNPSNPGEGNCIREGISEELDELLELKNNSAKKLKEIEEREKERTGIPNLKVKYNQVMGFFIEVTKSYLDRVPSDYIRKQTLTQAERFVTEELKNLELKILSAEERIKEIENYLYEELLKKIKEEKDKILDISENIALLDLLLCFSEVAIKFNYKKPEITREKEIILKNSRHTVVEHTVSEFVPNDIVMTPDKFFVLITGPNMGGKSTFIRQVALCVILAHAGSFIPAEEGRIGLVDRIFTRIGASDDVARGISTFYAEMLEVAQILNNATEKSLILLDEIGRGTSTYDGLSIAWAVSEDIIKRIKARTLFATHYHELTTLAENYAEIKNLYTQVKEWEGEVIFFRKILEGSMDRSYGIYVAKLAGIPKHVVERAREILQNLESKRKVLKFNKKQLELFEKPDILREFIEKINPDEISPKEALEIIYKLKSLK